The Pseudomonas sp. KU26590 genomic sequence GCTAGGAGTGTTGGTAGGAATGAAGTGGAAATAAGGGAAATAAGGGAAATAAGGGAAATAATGCTAAGCGGTATTTCTAAGATGGATTATTAGTCTGATAGGTAAGTAGGATATTTCCTAGTTGCTCTTTATTACAAGTTTTGCTGTTGACTACGCCCCCTTCCTGAATAACGTCAGGGGATCGAGCTTCTCAAATCTATTGGTGAGTTGTTAATCGATAAACGTTTATCGGAACTCACGCTTGAGTTCGATGTTCGTCCCTTTATTTCAGGAAGTATTTGTATGAAAAACTCTAAACGGTTGAACGGTATTGCTGTTGCTGCGAGCTTTGCATTTGCGGCAGCTGTGTTATCACCTCAGGCTCTTGCTGGAAGTTCCACCTCTACTGTAAAGCTACCAACCCTGCATTCTAAAAATTGCGTATATAAAGCGCATCTGCCAACAGCCGCTGGGCTGCGCATCGGCCAATCAGTCAAAAGTATCAGTTGGAACTGGAATGTGCACGGATGGCCGCGCGGGCTTCAGGTTCAACTTTGTCAAGGACCTAGCAGGTGCATTGACGTTTCCCGGCAACGTGTAGGC encodes the following:
- a CDS encoding flagellar protein FlhE; protein product: MKNSKRLNGIAVAASFAFAAAVLSPQALAGSSTSTVKLPTLHSKNCVYKAHLPTAAGLRIGQSVKSISWNWNVHGWPRGLQVQLCQGPSRCIDVSRQRVGSTTKFKHFQPFYYEFMLSDPGRVPVAGLLGKLTIDW